TTGTTTGCCATCGTCAACTATTGTAATCAAATATGTAGTATAAATGAGTATCGGTAGAAGAAAGTCAAGATATTCTCTTTAACCTTTCTTCGCTTATAATTCGGAATTTACAGATATCACTATCTCTGGCTTTTCTAACATTACCTGCGCTGTCAAGGTTTTTGAAAATCAGCTTCGGAAGGCTTGCTCAGTATACTTTTTGCCCGCAGGACTCTCTGGATAATGGTAATGTGGGAAAATACGGCTATCAAAACTAGAGCCCAGCCAAGAAAACCTGAAAGCCCTCCCAAAGCCAGGATAATCATCCTTTCCGTGCGTTCGGCAATACCGACAGACAGTTTCCGGCAACCTGCGGATTCTGCGCGGGCACGGGTATAGCTTACCAGGAAGGAGCCAATCAGGGCATAGCCTGCCCATAGCCAGACCTCTATTTGCAGAATTGGGGGGAGAACAAGCCTGCCGTTAACCGCACCTGCGATTATCCCCAGGAACACTATGCCATCAGAGTAACGGTCGCAAACCGAATCAAGTACGCCCCCAAAAGGTGTGATCCGATCTTTTGCCCTTGCAACTCCCCCGTCAAGAACATCAAAGATCCCGCTGAAAAGGATCAGAAGCCCTCCCGCAAAAGGTTTTCCCAGTGTGAATGCTGCTCCTGCAGCCAAGCTAACGGCAAAACCCAGTAAAGTAAGGGTATTTGGAGACAAGGGAATCAGGCAGGCAAGGGGTATTATCAATTTTCTTGCGCTGTTCTTGAGTTCGTCAAAGATTTATATCCCATCCTTTTGCCAACTACATATATAGCTACTTATAAACTACATATATAGCTACTTATAATGATGATATCGTTGAACATTAGCTTATCTTTTGGAAAAATCTGCCAAGTTATTTTAATTTTCCTTCTGAAGATTTCTCACAGTCTTAGAGACAATTTTCTGCACAGAACACATATTGGACAGTGAAAAAATCCCATTCAGACCGAGAATTTTAGTAATTACCCTATATTACCCTACATGTTTCTGGTAGTTTCCCGACGATTTCTTATTAGAAAGAACCTTTAAGATTTCATGTTAGAAGGAATGCTTAGTGATATTCTATCAAAAAGGTAGTTTCAATGACCGTATTTGTTTCAATGACTGTATTTAAAAGGGACCTGTTAAGATAGAATAAACTTCACTAGCTTAAAATGATACGGAGTTGAAAAATGGAAATAGTAGAAAAGCACAGATCAAATTGTACGGAATGCGGACAATGCCTTGAAGTCTGTCCTCGCTACAATGATCTCTGCTTGATTGGCCGGCTTTACAGTTACCTTGAGGGGAAAGCAGAGATTGATTCCAAG
The Methanosarcina thermophila TM-1 genome window above contains:
- a CDS encoding CDP-alcohol phosphatidyltransferase family protein, whose amino-acid sequence is MPLSPNTLTLLGFAVSLAAGAAFTLGKPFAGGLLILFSGIFDVLDGGVARAKDRITPFGGVLDSVCDRYSDGIVFLGIIAGAVNGRLVLPPILQIEVWLWAGYALIGSFLVSYTRARAESAGCRKLSVGIAERTERMIILALGGLSGFLGWALVLIAVFSHITIIQRVLRAKSILSKPSEADFQKP